One genomic region from Agelaius phoeniceus isolate bAgePho1 chromosome 23, bAgePho1.hap1, whole genome shotgun sequence encodes:
- the B3GAT1 gene encoding galactosylgalactosylxylosylprotein 3-beta-glucuronosyltransferase 1 isoform X1, whose translation MPKRRDILAIVLIVLPWTLLITVWHQSTIAPLLAVHKDDGGDSQRDLAAGLDSKEYCLSDRDIVEVVRTEYVYTRPPPWSDTLPTIHVVTPTYSRPVQKAELTRLANTLLHVPNLHWILVEDSQRRTPLITRLLRDTGLNYTHLNVETPRNYKLRGDMRDPRIPRGTMQRNLALRWLRETFHKNNSQPGIVYFADDDNTYSLELFEEMRSTRKVSVWPVAFVGGLRYESPKVNAAGKVYGWKTVFDPHRPFAIDMAGFAVNLRLILQRSQAYFKLRGVKGGYQESSLLRELVTLSDLEPKAANCTKILVWHTRTEKPVLVNEGKKGFTDPNVEI comes from the exons ATGCCGAAGAGACGAGACATCCTGGCTATCGTGCTGATAGTTCTGCCCTGGACACTGCTAATCACCGTCTGGCACCAGAGCACCATTGCTCCTCTGCTTGCAGTGCACAAGG ATGATGGTGGTGACTCCCAGCGTGATCTCGCTGCAGGCTTGGACTCCAAGGAATACTGCCTGTCGGACCGGGACATAGTGGAGGTGGTGAGGACAGAGTACGTTTACACGCGCCCACCCCCGTGGTCGGACACGCTGCCCACCATCCACGTGGTCACCCCCACCTACAGCCGGCCGGTGCAGAAGGCAGAGCTGACCAGGCTGGCCAACACCCTGCTGCACGTGCCCAACCTTCACTGGATCCTGGTGGAGGACTCGCAGCGCCGCACGCCGCTCATCACCCGCCTGCTGCGGGACACGGGGCTCAACTACACCCACCTGAACGTGGAGACGCCCCGCAACTACAAACTGCGAGGGGACATGAGGGACCCCCGCATCCCCCGCGGCACCATGCAGAGGAACCTGGCCCTCAGGTGGCTGAGAGAGACCTTTCACAAAAACAACAGCCAGCCCGGGATTGTTTACTTTGCTGATGATGATAACACCTACAGCCTGGAGCTCTTCGAGGAG ATGCGCAGCACCAGGAAGGTGTCGGTGTGGCCCGTGGCCTTTGTGGGCGGCCTGCGCTACGAGTCGCCCAAGGTGAACGCGGCGGGGAAGGTTTACGGCTGGAAAACCGTCTTCGACCCTCACCGGCCCTTCGCCATCGACATGGCCGGCTTTGCTGTCAACCTCAGGCTCATCCTGCAGCGCTCCCAGGCCTACTTCAAACTGCGCGGGGTCAAGGGCGGCTACCAGGAGAGCAGCCTGCTCCGCGAGCTGGTCACCCTCAGCGACCTCGAGCCCAAGGCTGCCAACTGCACTAAG
- the B3GAT1 gene encoding galactosylgalactosylxylosylprotein 3-beta-glucuronosyltransferase 1 isoform X3, with protein MGNEELWAQSVLEMPKRRDILAIVLIVLPWTLLITVWHQSTIAPLLAVHKGLDSKEYCLSDRDIVEVVRTEYVYTRPPPWSDTLPTIHVVTPTYSRPVQKAELTRLANTLLHVPNLHWILVEDSQRRTPLITRLLRDTGLNYTHLNVETPRNYKLRGDMRDPRIPRGTMQRNLALRWLRETFHKNNSQPGIVYFADDDNTYSLELFEEMRSTRKVSVWPVAFVGGLRYESPKVNAAGKVYGWKTVFDPHRPFAIDMAGFAVNLRLILQRSQAYFKLRGVKGGYQESSLLRELVTLSDLEPKAANCTKILVWHTRTEKPVLVNEGKKGFTDPNVEI; from the exons ATGG GTAATGAGGAGCTGTGGGCCCAGTCAGTCTTGGAGATGCCGAAGAGACGAGACATCCTGGCTATCGTGCTGATAGTTCTGCCCTGGACACTGCTAATCACCGTCTGGCACCAGAGCACCATTGCTCCTCTGCTTGCAGTGCACAAGG GCTTGGACTCCAAGGAATACTGCCTGTCGGACCGGGACATAGTGGAGGTGGTGAGGACAGAGTACGTTTACACGCGCCCACCCCCGTGGTCGGACACGCTGCCCACCATCCACGTGGTCACCCCCACCTACAGCCGGCCGGTGCAGAAGGCAGAGCTGACCAGGCTGGCCAACACCCTGCTGCACGTGCCCAACCTTCACTGGATCCTGGTGGAGGACTCGCAGCGCCGCACGCCGCTCATCACCCGCCTGCTGCGGGACACGGGGCTCAACTACACCCACCTGAACGTGGAGACGCCCCGCAACTACAAACTGCGAGGGGACATGAGGGACCCCCGCATCCCCCGCGGCACCATGCAGAGGAACCTGGCCCTCAGGTGGCTGAGAGAGACCTTTCACAAAAACAACAGCCAGCCCGGGATTGTTTACTTTGCTGATGATGATAACACCTACAGCCTGGAGCTCTTCGAGGAG ATGCGCAGCACCAGGAAGGTGTCGGTGTGGCCCGTGGCCTTTGTGGGCGGCCTGCGCTACGAGTCGCCCAAGGTGAACGCGGCGGGGAAGGTTTACGGCTGGAAAACCGTCTTCGACCCTCACCGGCCCTTCGCCATCGACATGGCCGGCTTTGCTGTCAACCTCAGGCTCATCCTGCAGCGCTCCCAGGCCTACTTCAAACTGCGCGGGGTCAAGGGCGGCTACCAGGAGAGCAGCCTGCTCCGCGAGCTGGTCACCCTCAGCGACCTCGAGCCCAAGGCTGCCAACTGCACTAAG
- the B3GAT1 gene encoding galactosylgalactosylxylosylprotein 3-beta-glucuronosyltransferase 1 isoform X2 — protein MGNEELWAQSVLEMPKRRDILAIVLIVLPWTLLITVWHQSTIAPLLAVHKDDGGDSQRDLAAGLDSKEYCLSDRDIVEVVRTEYVYTRPPPWSDTLPTIHVVTPTYSRPVQKAELTRLANTLLHVPNLHWILVEDSQRRTPLITRLLRDTGLNYTHLNVETPRNYKLRGDMRDPRIPRGTMQRNLALRWLRETFHKNNSQPGIVYFADDDNTYSLELFEEMRSTRKVSVWPVAFVGGLRYESPKVNAAGKVYGWKTVFDPHRPFAIDMAGFAVNLRLILQRSQAYFKLRGVKGGYQESSLLRELVTLSDLEPKAANCTKILVWHTRTEKPVLVNEGKKGFTDPNVEI, from the exons ATGG GTAATGAGGAGCTGTGGGCCCAGTCAGTCTTGGAGATGCCGAAGAGACGAGACATCCTGGCTATCGTGCTGATAGTTCTGCCCTGGACACTGCTAATCACCGTCTGGCACCAGAGCACCATTGCTCCTCTGCTTGCAGTGCACAAGG ATGATGGTGGTGACTCCCAGCGTGATCTCGCTGCAGGCTTGGACTCCAAGGAATACTGCCTGTCGGACCGGGACATAGTGGAGGTGGTGAGGACAGAGTACGTTTACACGCGCCCACCCCCGTGGTCGGACACGCTGCCCACCATCCACGTGGTCACCCCCACCTACAGCCGGCCGGTGCAGAAGGCAGAGCTGACCAGGCTGGCCAACACCCTGCTGCACGTGCCCAACCTTCACTGGATCCTGGTGGAGGACTCGCAGCGCCGCACGCCGCTCATCACCCGCCTGCTGCGGGACACGGGGCTCAACTACACCCACCTGAACGTGGAGACGCCCCGCAACTACAAACTGCGAGGGGACATGAGGGACCCCCGCATCCCCCGCGGCACCATGCAGAGGAACCTGGCCCTCAGGTGGCTGAGAGAGACCTTTCACAAAAACAACAGCCAGCCCGGGATTGTTTACTTTGCTGATGATGATAACACCTACAGCCTGGAGCTCTTCGAGGAG ATGCGCAGCACCAGGAAGGTGTCGGTGTGGCCCGTGGCCTTTGTGGGCGGCCTGCGCTACGAGTCGCCCAAGGTGAACGCGGCGGGGAAGGTTTACGGCTGGAAAACCGTCTTCGACCCTCACCGGCCCTTCGCCATCGACATGGCCGGCTTTGCTGTCAACCTCAGGCTCATCCTGCAGCGCTCCCAGGCCTACTTCAAACTGCGCGGGGTCAAGGGCGGCTACCAGGAGAGCAGCCTGCTCCGCGAGCTGGTCACCCTCAGCGACCTCGAGCCCAAGGCTGCCAACTGCACTAAG